The DNA sequence TACGACACGCTCGGCAAGACCGACCAGTTCGCGTTGTACTTCGGTCTGGTCACCGCCCGTACCGAGAAGACGCGGCTGGCCCGCCTGGAGCGGATGGTGGCCTCGATGGCACGGTCCGAGCGGCCGTCGTGATCGACCACTCGGTCGACGCGTTTCGCGTCTCAGTGAGGGAACTTCGCCTCATCCCCATCACCCCGAAAGCAACAGGGAAGCACGATGATCAATTCTAACGATTTCCCGGAGCCCGCCATAATTTCGGTCAACGGCGTGGAACTCGAAGTCTTCGAAACGGGACGAGAAAACAAGGGAAAGCCCATCGTGCTCTGCCACGGCTGGCCTGAGCTCGCGTACTCCTGGCGTCACCTGATGCCCGCCCTCGTCGAATCCGGCTACCACGTCATCGCACCGAACCAGCGGGGTTTCGGTAACTCATCCTGCCCGGCCGAAGTGACGGAATACGACATCGAGCACCTGTCGGGCGACCTCGTCGCGCTCCTTGACCACTACGGATACGACGACGCCACCTTCGTCGGCCATGACTGGGGTGCGTTCGTCGTCTGGTCGCTGGCCCTGCTGCACCCCGACCGTGTGAACAAGGTGATCAACCTGTCCTTGCCTTACCAGGTGCGCGGTGAAACGCCGTGGGTCGAGGTCATGGAACAGTTCCTCGGCGGCGACTTCTACTTCGTCCACTTCAATCGGCAGCCGGGCATTGCGGACGCCGTGTTCGATGCGAACACACGCCAGTTCATCCGCAACCTTTATCGGAAGAGCGTGCCTCCGGCACCCCCTGAGCCGGGCATGGCGTTTATCAACCTCGCCCTGGCGGAAGCGCCGCTCGGTGACCCTGTCATGAGCGACAGCGACCTGGCCGTCTACATCTCCGGGTTCGAAACGTCGGGATTCACAGGCGGCATCAACTGGTACCGGAACCTCGACCGTAACTGGCACCTGCTGGCGGACGTGGACCCGATCATCAAGCAGCCCGCCCTCATGATCTACGGCGACCGGGACTTGGCGGTCCCGAGGTCCGAGTCCCTGACAGAGTTCGTGCCCGATGTGGAAGTGGTCGGCCTGGACTGCGGTCACTGGATTCAGGAGGAGATGCCGGAGGAGACAAAGCAAGTGATTTCAAAGTGGCTGGAACAGCAGGATGCCATCAGTCTGCACTGAGAGGGCTCGCTGGACGTCGGAGACGTCGGACAACAAGGGCAGCGTCAAGGTGCCTTGAGGAGATCGCGGAGTCCGGCGATGTAGGCACCGATGTCGGGAGCGTGGGGAACCTGGCCGGTGTCGACGGGCTCTTCGGCGGTGCTGGAGGTGTGGGCGGTGCGGCAGGGGCGGCAGAGGCCGTCGGGGAGGGCTTCGGGGCGGCCGGGGGCACCGCATTCCGCGCATTCCACCAGGATGCGGCGGGTGGGGGTGCCGGGTGCGGCGGGCTCGGCAGGCAGCCGGGGCGGGATCTTGTCGGTGAGGCGGCGGCGGACGAAGCCGACCGGGGAGTCGACGTGCGCGGGGAGCCCTGCGGTGAGGGCGGCGGTCAGGTAGTCGGCGTCGACGCCCCGGGCGAGCCATTCGGCCGCCTGGGCCTCCAGGGCTGCGCAGTCGTCGGCGGAGAGGCCCAGGCGGTGGTCCGCGCGGCCGAGCCGGGCGAGGGCGAGGTAGGCGGGGGAGTGGGACGCGGTCGGCCCCGGTGTCGGAGTGGCCGCCGGAGCGGTGCCCCGGGCCGGGCCCGGCGCGGGCGCCCTGTCCGAGAGGCCGGCCGGGGTGCGCTGGTGCGGTACGGGGACGAGGGCCGAGGGCTTCGCGGGTTCTGTGTCCTCTGCGGGCTCCGGGGCGGCGTCCGTGCGAGGGAACTGCGGGGCCTGCCGGGCGGGTTCGCCTCGGGGAGCCTCCGGCAGTGAGGGCGGGGGCGGGTTCTCCGCCGGGGCCGCCTCCGGGGGTGAGGGCGGCGGCGGGTTCTCGGCCGGGGCCCAGGGAGGCGGAGGGGCGGCGGCGGAGGAGGCCGTGACGTCCGGTGCGGGGGCGGTGTCCCGGGCGCTCTCGGCGGCGAGGTAGGTGTTCCACCACTCGTTGTCGCGGGCGGTGCGGGACCAGAAGGTGCGGAAGGCCCAGCGGGTCGTCTCGCCCTGGCCGACCGCGCACCGTACGCGCCGCAGGTGCCCGGCGACGGAGAGGGCGGTCAGGGCGGTGGAGATGGCCTGCTGCCCGTAGAGGGGGAGTTGCTTGGCGAGGGTCTTGACGCTCATGGCCGCGCCCTCGGGGAGGTGGTCGACGAACCCGGCGACGTACCGCTCGCGGGTCGGCAGTAAGGCGAAGTCATCGGTGCGTCGCGGGAGTTGCC is a window from the Streptomyces sp. MMBL 11-1 genome containing:
- a CDS encoding alpha/beta fold hydrolase; its protein translation is MINSNDFPEPAIISVNGVELEVFETGRENKGKPIVLCHGWPELAYSWRHLMPALVESGYHVIAPNQRGFGNSSCPAEVTEYDIEHLSGDLVALLDHYGYDDATFVGHDWGAFVVWSLALLHPDRVNKVINLSLPYQVRGETPWVEVMEQFLGGDFYFVHFNRQPGIADAVFDANTRQFIRNLYRKSVPPAPPEPGMAFINLALAEAPLGDPVMSDSDLAVYISGFETSGFTGGINWYRNLDRNWHLLADVDPIIKQPALMIYGDRDLAVPRSESLTEFVPDVEVVGLDCGHWIQEEMPEETKQVISKWLEQQDAISLH
- a CDS encoding MarR family transcriptional regulator produces the protein MATQHISPAPHAPASSPPYPMATPGYGKRSAPGQLPRRTDDFALLPTRERYVAGFVDHLPEGAAMSVKTLAKQLPLYGQQAISTALTALSVAGHLRRVRCAVGQGETTRWAFRTFWSRTARDNEWWNTYLAAESARDTAPAPDVTASSAAAPPPPWAPAENPPPPSPPEAAPAENPPPPSLPEAPRGEPARQAPQFPRTDAAPEPAEDTEPAKPSALVPVPHQRTPAGLSDRAPAPGPARGTAPAATPTPGPTASHSPAYLALARLGRADHRLGLSADDCAALEAQAAEWLARGVDADYLTAALTAGLPAHVDSPVGFVRRRLTDKIPPRLPAEPAAPGTPTRRILVECAECGAPGRPEALPDGLCRPCRTAHTSSTAEEPVDTGQVPHAPDIGAYIAGLRDLLKAP